Genomic segment of Pseudobdellovibrionaceae bacterium:
GTGGTCGACTGTATGAACCTAAAATTGTGATTTTTCCCAGCTTCGAATACGTTCCTTCTTGAATGTTGTAGGTGAGTCGAATGAGTCGATCTTGTTGAAAGTATTTTTTTTCATAAGTGACTTCGGTTTTGTTAAATCCCATCTCTGCATAAAGGCGTAAGATTAAACCTCTAAGATCTTCTTGAATGGAATAGGACGTGCTATTGAGCTCACTGAGATTAAAGGCCTCTTTAATCTTGGTGTCACTGATACTTGTGTTGCCGTTAAAGAGAACCAAATATTTTTGCTCGTCAGTGACATAAACCGTTTTATCTGTCAGATGAATATCAATTCTGGAGGTAAGATAACGTTCTTTTCTTAAGGCCACCATGACTCTTTGTTTGATCTCGTTGCTGTCATTGGTATTTAGTTTTTTGAGACTATCTTGGACAATCTTATACACGTCAGGGTTTTGAGTTTTCACAGACCAGCTTTTGGCCTGAGCACCACTCAAAAAAAGAAAAGTCACAAAGAGGAAGAATAGAGCTTTAAGGCCTCTATTCAAATTCAAAGCTGTACTGTACATCTACACCCATAACATTTTCTTCTAAAAAACGTCTTGTTCTTAATAATGTTGCGTCTTCAAGTTCGTAGTTCTCCCATCCTCCAATGATAGAGAAATTTTTGGTAAACTTGTACTCAATTTGTGTTGAGGTCCTTTTATTTGTTCCCAAGGTACGACTTCCAGTGGCTGAAAATTTAGGAGTGAATTTCTTTTGAATCATCACCTTAGGACTGACGTCCTGATCCTCAAAAGAAGAAGTGAAGTTGACCTGCACCCCTAAACGATCCTGTAAATCCCTTGCAAATTCATTTTGTAAAAAGATTCCGCCCAATTGGTATCCTGTTTGAGTCTGTTGACTGTCAGCACTGACTTCCTGTCCTGGGCGATAAGAATCTTTCACGCCTAGGGCGATCAAAGACAGGATTTGATTTTCAGATAAACTGGGTTGGCTGGAAAAGAACAGAGCAGGGGATTTGGCTGTACCCTGAATGATGACTTGAATGTCATAGTCTTTACCTAAAAGTTCATTATTGTCAGTGATACGAGTTTCGGCACTGATATTGAGCATAGCATGTTCTGCGGAAGTGCGATTAAAAGTGACTTGGCCCGAGTTGGCTTTAAAGCGCTTGTCCTGAAAGATCAGTTGCGAGTTAGGAGTCAGCTCCACACTTCCTGTGAGGATGGGAGCCGTGGGGCTGCCTTCAATGCGCAGATTTGCACTGGCTGTACCGTCGACCATAGAGTTTTTTACTTTTAAAGGCTGTTGGGTTTCTATTTTTACATCTAAGAGCAAGGGAGTACGTGCTCTGTTAGATTCGGGAATATGTTGGCTGATAGGAATGGAATACTTGGACCCATCGCCTTCTGTGAACTCCATTTCAAAAAAGCCATCAAAAATTTTAAAGTTACCACCTAGAGTGTAAGGGAAGTCATCGCCAGTAAAATAAAAATTACCGCTAGAGGTAGTTTTAACATTTTCTGGAATGTCTAAAGAGATACGATCTGTTTTACCAGCAAAGTTGACCTTTAAGCCATATTTTAAATCGATATATCCTGCTCCATCCACAGTACCACCTGCAAATTCACCGTGTGTGCCTTGGAATAAAATTTTTGTATTTTGCAATTCTAAATCTGAATGAATATTTTGAAAAGGATGTTTGAGGTTTTCAAGTTTGACAAACAGGTTTCGGATTTTTCCTCGTCCAGACATTTGAAACTCTGGAAAGACTCTAAACTGACTTTGAATTTCAACCATTCCGCGCGAGTCACTCAGATCGGGGATAAAAGCCCGTAAAAAACTTAAGTTTAAATTTCCTTTGGCAGTATGAAGATCGTTCCCGTTAAACTTAATATGAAAGACGTTTTCCAGCGCATCTTTAAGATGAATCTGCCCATCAATTTTACTTTTATTAAATTTGATTTCTGTGGGGACCACGGACTGTAGACTGTAGCTGCTTTCTTTACCCACAGTGATACTTTCTAAAGCTAACGATCCAGTAAGATTTTGTTTTACATTCCCATGGCTGATCAAATGAGAGGTGCCTGTGATATTGATCTGGGCCTCTGTTTCTGTCACTTTGCTGTTGAACATGGTTAAAAGGGCCATGGGATTAAAATTAGAGTACTCAGCAATGGCTCCAAGAGTGGCATCCTCGTGGTGAGGAATTAAGAATCGTCCCTTTGCTCGTCCATCAAAAAAAGTCCCTTCGTATTCTGAATAGTCCTTGTGAATAATAAAATCAAAGTCGGAGGACCCCATCTGTGTGGCGGTCTGCATGGATTTAGTTAAAGCATGACCACTAACTTGAGGCAGAAGGATATGGTCCTTAAGGTCGACCTTCACTGAGGCCATACCCTCTAAGTTGACCCCTAGTTCTTTAAAGAAATTGATGTTGGCAAGACTGATGGAATCAGCAAAAGCAATGATATCAATCATGCCCTTAGGGTCCACCTTGCCTTGGATGTTGAACTGATCAGATAAATAAAAGACGGAACTGTTGACATTAACCTGTCCTTTGTCCGCCTTAATATCAATGTTAAGATTTTGGTATCGGTCCTTGTGCAGAATACCGTTGTTAAACTTAGCTTGTAGATCATAACTCATGGCCCCTAGGTTGAGTGGACCGTGCAGATCAATGCTCACATCTCCTTCACCTGAAATGTAAATGGGGACTTCGGCGATATCTTTGATCGCAGTAAAGATATCTTGCACAAAAACTCGGTTGGCATTGGCCTTCACAGCAATAAGATCTGTTAAAAGGTCCAAATGGATGTCAGCATAGATCAAAGAGGAATTGATCTTTGACTGGGAGTTTTTAAAATACAGCTGTCCTTTTTCGTAAGAGACCTTGCTGATCACCGAACCTAGATTGTAGTCAAAAAAACTAAAGTCAGAAAAATCAGCGTTGATTTCAAACACACCCCATCGTGAAGCGCCTTGAGTGGAGCCCGAAATCTTGCCTACTCCTTCTAGAGGAATGTTGGCAAGATTATTGATATCTTTAAAACTCACGAGGTCAGAACTGTATCTGATGTCAAAGCCCTTGGAGTAATCGACAAAACCATGGGTTTCCGCCACCGACTCATTAAACTGATGTGAACTTTCAAAGGTCACGTTCTTTAAACTTAAAGTTCCACTTGTAGTGAATTTATGTGGAGTCAGATCCACGATGACATGTGAAGAGTCTCTGGCGTTGCTGGACCACACTTTGAGAGTGTCGATATTCCCACTCACTTGGCATCCCACTTCGGGGGAAGGATAAAGAGGTCCTTTGCATTTAGCTGTGCCCTTAAGGGGAGCTAAAAGTGGGATGTCTTTTAGACCCAGATTATGTGTTAAAAAATATCCCAGTTCAAGTTCTTGAACTTTAATATGTCCTTCCACAGAGGCTTTTTTTTGCTTGAAGTCCGCATGGATTAGAATCTTTTCTGCTAAAGCACTTAGTTTTTGATCGTTCAGTTCAAGCTTTAAAATTTGAATCAGATCTTTTTTGAAGGTTCCATGTACTTCTGCTTGCTCAACAGCAATGGTGTCTACCTTAAGCTGATTCCATTTGCTGCTAAAGCTCATTTTGGGAAAACCATCGGTTTCCATTTTGTTATATACAGAGAGTTGCAAAACGCCTTGCAAGGGAACTTCATCCCCTTTTATAAATTTTTGCATCAAAGGATTTAAGTCTTCAAGCTGGATACGACCTGTGACATTCAGGTCGGCGTTTAAGAGTTTTTCAGGGGCTTCCAAAAGCTGAGTGTTAAAAGGTTCGGACAGGCTCGCGCCCATTTGTAAATAAGACTTCGCAGTTCCAAGGGTGAAGTTGCCTAAGGTGATTTTATCAGAATAAAAATTCGCTTTTAAACTTTGTAATTTTGTTTTTGGGAACGCCTTGGCGGTGTCAGTGACAAAAGTGTTTTTTAATGTGACCTCAATGCTACTCCATTTTTTCTTTAAAGAGACATCTTCGACGGCAAATTCATAATCCAAAAATTTTACTTTTGTATCGTCAATCCCAATTGAGAAAAACGGCAGGGCACGTAAGTTTTCATAAGTGAACTCAGGTAAAGGTTTATCAGATTTGGTTTTTTGGGTGAGCACTTCCAGATCGGCTCCGCTGATTTGAATGTGATTCACTTTTAATTGTGCACTGAGCAGATTCACGATGGTGGGATACACGGCAATTCTTTGTATGGTGACCGATTTCACCTCTTGCACGTCTTTAAGTGAGGCGTGCACATCGTTAAGCCTTACATGTGGTGGAAGCAATTTGATTTTAACGCTTCGGATATCAAGGCTTTCCAGTTCGGGAATGGTGGCGGCCTCTTTTAAGATGAGAGCTTTGATCTTGGATTCAAATTGAGGTTTAACAGCAATAAATGCGATCAGCACCGCTAAAAAAAATAGGGCTAGGCTGATGATTTGCTTGTTACCCCACTTGGTCATGATGTTGCCACAGATTCAGGTAGAATGAAGTTTGTCTAAAATCAGGTTTGGTCTTTTGAATTGCTTTCATAATCTCAATAGCGTGTTTTTTGTCATTCAAGTACCATAAACAAATAGCATGATAGTAATAGAATGTAAAAATGCTATCAGACATTGTGCCCTGAGTTTCTTGATGTTTTCTGAGTTCGGCAAGTGCTTCTAAATAACGCTCAATTTTGATCAAATGTTCAATATACAGCCAGAAGTGCTGAGTTTTAAGTTCAGGATGCTGTTCAAAGATCTCAACCACAGTTTCATTTTCGTGAGCCAAAATGAAGGCTTCGATCAGATGGATCATATTCTCATCGTTAAAGCTGTCTTTAAAAAGATGATAGATAGGGGAGGTGGATTCTTTTTTAAATTCTAAAATGGATGGAGTGGCACTACGACTTTTTTTACGTTTAGAGTGGGTTTCAATGATTCGTGCGGCTTCTTTCTCGAAGAGCTTTTGTTTTTCATTCACAAAACGTGGATCATTAGGAAAAGCTTCAAGCAGTTTATCTAGAGTCTTTTTGGCTTCTTTATCAAGACGCTGAGTTCTGGCAAACTCCAGCTTATCCACAAGATCGGTCTTGATTTCGTTGTATCGTCTTTCAAAAATTTCTAGCTGCTGAGTTTTCGCTTCTTCAAACACTTTATCGTGAATTGTAAAAGGGGTGTTATGAGTTTTAACAATGTTAAGATAGTCATTGAGATCGACAAACACCTGTGCGTTCACTTCAGGGTTAGAATGTCTAAAAAAATGTACAAAATGAAAAAGAGCATTGCCAGGAATATTTCCAGGTTTGTTAAAACAACTGACTAAAAAAAACTTTAAAGCTCGATAATGTTTGACCTGCCATAAAAAAGTAGAAATCTGTGCTAATTCTTTTTTAGGAATCTGTTCGATGATGGAATCTTCAGTGATCATGGTTTGCAAAACATCAAAGACAGCATTTTCACTGAGATCGGTTTTTTTGATTTGATAAAAGAAGTCTTTCATGCCTCAACTATCGGCATTTCAGAAGTAAAAATTAACAAAGATTATAAATACTTAGGTGTTTTTTCTGAACCTAAAAAGTCCATTTTAAAAACCTGTAAGAGGGTGTTAAAAGTTGCAGGGACACATAGCTCTGAGTCTAGGAGTTTTTAGAGTCAGAGCTTAGGGGTTACTCCTTAGAAACGCGTTCGATGTAAAGCCCTTCGTTGGTATCGACTTTGATCAAGTCTCCTTCGTTGATATGCAAAGGAACTTGCACCACGGCCCCTGATTCTAAGGTGGCAGGTTTAGTCGTATTAGACACCGTATTGCCCTTTAGTCCAGGGTCAGTTTGAGCAATTCTTAGAACCACATGATTGGGCAGTTCGATAGAAATGGCACGCCCATTAAACAGGATCATCTGCACTTCAAGATTTTCTTTGAGGTAAAGTTTAGAGTCCCCCAAGACTTCGGAAGATAGGGCAAACTGTTCAAAGTTCTTTTGATCCATAAAGTTGTAACTGTCATCGGCGTACAAGTAAGACACATCACGATACTCGATATCGGGCACTTCAAATTTTTCGCCAGATTTAAACGTTCTTTCAAGGTTAGAGCCAGTCAGAATGTTTTTCAGTTTTGTGCGAGTAAACTGGTTCCCTTTACCAGGTTTAACGTGTTGAAAGTCCACAATGGCGTAGGGTTCACCATCAATTAAAATCTTTAAGTTCTTTTTAAAATCTGCTGTTTGATACATGCGGCTAAAGTAACACTGAAGCCTTGTGTTGGGAATGTAGAGTGAAGCATTTCATTACGGCGCGTTAGCTAAGATAAAATTCGTCGTGCCTCAATTCGATCATGAAGAGCACGTAATTTAGCTATTTTTTTAGACAGCACAACGTCGTTTTTCAATTCATTATAGTTAGTGCCATCACCTTGAAAGCGCTTTTCCACGTACTGTCTGCGTCTTAAGAACTCGGGCTCTTGTCCTAATTTGTTTATAGCCTCTTCAATACTTTCCAGAGCTTGAGTGAAGTCGCGACGAGCAATGTGAGCGTCAATCAAGGTGGCATACCGATCGACTTCATAACTGCGCGTCTTTTTGGCCAAGGGAACGGGAGATACGGCTTCCGTCTTTGGCGCCACTTGCGATGGGGAAGAAACAGTGTTGTGGTCCCCTTGGTCTTCGTAATCTGATGAGGCTTTTAGGGCCTCAAGTTTTTTAGTCATGGCTTTGGCTTTTTCGTCAAGCGGATCAAGGTACAAAGCCATTTTAAAAGCTTGTAAAGACAGGTCGATCTTTCCTGTTTCCAGGTAGCATTCCCCTAAAAGTTTATGGGCTAGCAGAAGTTCAGGGTTAAGTTCTGAGGCGTGTTTCAGTTCAGAAATGGCTTTGGGCCATAAGTTTTGCGCCATATAGATGCGCCCCAAGGTCATGCGCCCACTGGCAAATTCAGGATGAGCGCTGACTCCTTTAAGAGCAATGTCTAAGGCATGTTCAATCTGACCATTTTTACGATAAGCTTCAGCCAAGGGTGCAAAGACCTTAGAGCCAGGATCACGACGATAGAGATCCAGATACTTTTCGATTGAGTTTCTGTTTGACTGAGTCATCGTTTCCATTCTTACATCCTAAAAATTCAGTGGCAACGGGCAAATCAAGAAGCTCTTGATCCTTAGGCCGCTCCAGTCCATGATAGTCTACGTGGGCCAGATATGCAAAGTCAGGGTGCAACCATCATAGGCCTTTAACATCTTGGGGAGACACACATGCACGTTATACTAGGGATAGACCCAGGTTCGGTTCATTTGGGATACTCGGTATTAGCAGTGAATGACCGTCATGAAATTGGCCTTTTAGATTTTGGTGTCATCGAAAACCCGAAGTTAAGCTCCCTAGAGCGTTTGGGACTGATCCACAAAGAAATCAATGACTTGCTGCTTAAATATCAACCCCAAAGTGCGGCCATCGAAAAGGTGTTTTTGGGTAAGAATCCTCAAAGTGTTTTTCGTTTAGGTTTAGCAAGGGGCGCTGCTCTTGCCGCGCTTGCCGCTCATCAAGTCAGTGTGCATGAGTTTTCGCCTAAAGCGATGAAAAAGTATGTCACAGGTTCGGGTGTGGCCAGCAAAGAGAGTGTACTGATCGCCGTGCAACGTCTGCTGGGAATCCGCGCAGACATTCGTTATGATGCTGCGGATGCTATTGGTTTAGGCTATGTTTTGGCTCGACAGGTTATTGGCGCGCAAATGGGAAATCAATTTGTCATCAAGTAAAAACAAGTCAATAATGTCACCTGATAAAAAGGAGGCAGGCCTTGATTTCTATGCTCTCGGGTTTGGTTTTTGACCGCGACGAAGACAGCTTACACATTGAAACCCACGATATTGGCTATCAGGTGTTTGTGCCTCTGTCTTTATTGGCTCAGTACACTGTGGGGCAAAAGATCAAGCTTCGCATTTTTACACATGTCAGAGAAGATCTGATTCAGCTTTTTGGTTTTGAATCCAAAGTCCAAGAGAATATGTTTCGCAGTTTATTAAAAGTAAATGGCATTGGTCCGAAAGTGGCTTTGGGAATTTTATCCTCCGCCGACTCTGACCAGTTCAAGTCGATGATTGAAAGTAAAGACGTCAAAGCTTTAAGTCGTTTACCTAAAGTAGGAAAAAAGACGGCAGAACAAATCCTATTAAAACTAGGAGAGCTAGATTGGGAGCAGCGCCGCCAAAAAGAAGAGCCTGCCATTTTAGAAAATCCCGTAGCCAAAAAATTAAAACTTGCACTGGTGAATTTAGGTTTTTCTGCATCGGATGTGCATGACGTGGTGATGGGACTGGATTTAAAACAACCTTTTGAAGATAACTTTAAAAACAGTTTGGCTCAACTCAGTCAGATGTAAAACGCGTCCCAGAAGTGGAATGCCAAGATTTAACATAGAGGGTGTATTCAAATGCAAGACGAAGTGAAATGGACATCGGGGCACTTTAAAACCAGCACAGATCAGGGTGTGGATAAGGCTCTTAGGCCTCAAAAGTTTGAGGACTTCCCTGGGCAGTACACTGTAAAAGAAAAGCTTAAGATCTTTGTTCAAGCCGCCAAACAACGAGAGGAAGCCATTGATCATATTCTGCTCAGTGGCCCTCCAGGACTGGGTAAAACCACTTTGGCCCAGATCATTGCCAATGAAATGGGGGTGGCTTTTAAATCCACATCGGCTCCCGCTTTATCGCGCAAAGGGGATTTGGCTGCGATCTTGACAAGCCTTGCTCCCAATTCAGTTTTGTTTATTGATGAGATTCATCGTCTCAATAAAGACGTCGAAGAGTATTTATACAGCGCTATGGAAGATTACTTTATTGACCTGGTGACAGGTGAAGGTTTAGGGGCCCAAAGCATGCGCTTCCAACTTGTGCCTTTCACTTTGATTGGGGCGACAACGCGCGCAGGGCTTTTAAAGGCGCCGTTTCGTGATCGCTTTGGCATTCATGAAAGACTGCAATTTTATGATCTGATGTCTTTACAACAGATCATAAAGCGTTCATCGGATCTTCTCAATATCCCCATCAACGAGGCGGGAAGCCTTGAGGTGGCTAGAAGAAGTCGTGGGACTCCTAGGGTGGCTAACCGTTTTTTAAGACGCATTCGAGACTACGCAGAAGTGCAAAAGCAAGATGTGATTGATGAGATCTTGGCTGACTTTGCTTTAAAACATTTGGAAGTGGATGAGATGGGCTTAGAAAAAATGGATCGTCGTTATCTAGAGATCATAGCCCACAAATTTGCAGGTGGACCTGTCGGGGTGGATACACTTGCTGCGGCTTTGAGTGAAGAGCGCGACACCTTAGAAGAGGTCTATGAACCTTATTTGATCAAAGAGGGCTTTATTAAAAAAAGTTCACGTGGTCGTGAGCTGACCGACTTGGGACGCAAGTACATAGAAGATCGATCAGAAGATGAAAAGGACCTGTGAACAGGGCGTGTTGACGCAGAGGTGGCTTAAAGGCCGCAGCTTTTTAACACAACATTGCTTTTTGTCGCATTTTCTGGTTTTTTAAGCATTATGTCATTTCAAAGAACACTTAGAAAAGCAGTTGAAATTAAAGGTATTGGTTTGCACTCAGGCAAAGAGGCTACGGCTCTCTTTACACCTGCACCTGCCAACTCGGGCATCCATCTGATTCGTAAAGATTTAGAGGGTGATCCCACATTTAAATTAACTCCAGCACAAGTGATGGCCACAGATATGGCCACTACCTTGGGACTCACGCAAAAGACCTCAGTGTCTACAGTGGAGCATGCTCTGGCTGCCGTTGCCGCTTTAGGTTTAGACAATTTAAACATTGAGGTCTTTGGACCTGAGATGCCTATTATGGATGGCAGTGCGGCTCCCTTTTTTAAACAACTGCAAGCAGCAGGTTTACATGAGTATGTAGAGCCTAAGTTTTATTTTAAAATCGAAAAGCCAGTGAAAGTGGGCAACGATGAAAAGCATGCTTACCTTTTGCCCTACAGTGGGCTTAAGGTGACCAACACCATTGATTTTGCTCACCCCAGTATTGGTAAACAGTTTTTTGAATTTGAATTGAGTCCAAGGGCCTTTGAAGAGGACATCATGTATGCCCGAACTTTTGGCTTTATGAAAGATGTGGAAGCCTTAAGATCACGAGGGTTAGCCATGGGGGGCAGCCTAGAAAATGCGGTGGTTTTAGATGAGGAAAAGGTTTTAAACCCTGAAGGCTTACGTTTTCCTGATGAGTTTGTCAGACACAAGATTTTAGACACCATCGGGGACATGATGACCTTGGGGCATCCACTGCTAGGGCACATGGTGCTTTACCGTTGTGGGCATGACCTGATGAATCAACTGATGAAGGCTGTTTTGCAACAAGAAGACAGTTATAGGGTTTGCCAATTGACAGAAAACGACTATAACTCAGGGCAAGCCATGTTTGGCAAGGAGGAAGCATGATTATCGGTGTTCCAAAAGAGATTAAAATTTCCGAGAATCGCGTAGGGCTAACTGAAGCGGGTGTAAAACAACTAGTTTTAGAAGGACACACAGTTCTTGTAGAAAAAGACGCAGGATTAGGAAGTTTCATTAAAAATGAAGAGTACGAAAAAGCAGGTGCTGAAATTGTAGAAACTAAAGCAGAAGTCTACAAGCGCGCTGAAATGATCATCAAAGTGAAAGAACCTCTTCCAGATGAATATGATTTGATGCAAGAGAATCAAATTCTTTATACCTATTTGCATTTAGCTGCAGAACCACAATTGACCAAAGTTTTATGTCAAAGAAAAGTCAAAGCCGTAGCGTATGAAACCATTGAAGCTGCGGATGGATCACTGCCTTTACTGACACCCATGAGTGCCGTGGCAGGAAGAATGGCGACACAAATTGGAGCCTTCTATTTACAAAAAGACAAAGGCGGCAAAGGAATTCTATTAGGTGGAGTTTCTGGAGTGCAAAGAGGAAAGGTCACCATCTTAGGCGCAGGTGTTGTTGGGACTAACGCTGCAAAAATGGCAGTGGGTCTTGGTGCGGATGTGACGGTTCTGGATGTAAACCACAAAAGGTTAGAGTATTTAGATGACGTCTTCCAAGGACGTTTAAGAACACTTTATTCTAACGTGCAAAATATTGAAGAGGCGGTGGTGCAGTCTGATCTTGTGATCGGTGGAGTATTGATCCCTGGTCGTAAAGCTCCAAAACTTGTGAACAAAGACATGATCATGGCTATGAGTGAAGGCAGCGTTGTGGTGGACGTGGCTGTGGACCAAGGGGGATGTATTGAAACTTGCAAACCCACTTCACACACAGAACCTACATTCCAAGTGGGCGGCGTAATTCATTACTGTGTGCCTAATATGCCAGGTGTAGTTGCAAGAACTTCCACTTACGCTTTAACTAACGCCACATTTAGATACGGTTCTAAAATCGCAGAGATGGGCGTAGAAAAGGCTGTGGCTTCAGATCCGTTACTTTTAAAAGGATTAAATGTTTACAACGGTCATGTGACTTATGAACCTGTTGCTAGAGATTTAGAACTTGAGTATCGTCCTTACAAAGAACTTATTTAAAGTCATAATCAGTTAAGGTGGAAGATGAGGTGTCCCCACTTGTGGCTGTACACCAGCTTTCGCCCATGCTTTTTAAACCAAAGATCAGTTTTTGTATTATATGTATGACGTCGCAACTGTTTGCTCGCAATCAACATGTGAGCGGTGGTGGTGTGTCTTTTCCAAGCTTGCTTAGAGGTCTGAGAGGATAAGGCTCCGTGCTGACTTAAGGTTAAAATGTGATGAGGTGTTAGGGGGACTAGAGTATGTCCTCCCACCCAGAATTTCTTTTGATATAGAGAAACCGAAGATTGAATATGTAATGGACAACTCGGATTTTTCAGAAGATGAGCCAAATTTTTATTATTTTTAAACTCTGTCCAAAACGACGAACAAGAAGGGTTGAGCCACTTTTTATAAAACCAGGATAGATTTAAATGATGGCGATCTAGATGAGTCAGAAAAACTTGATTTGGAAACCTCTGACACAGAGACATGAGCTTTGGATCAAACCGTAAACGCTCACCACCCAGGTCTATATGCAAACACGTGTGATTCTGAATTAAGGTGTGCCACTGACCATAACCTGTATTCCAAACGATGTAATACTCAAAGGCATCATGCCCTATGCGTAGGGGTTGAAAACACAAGACATAAATCAAAATGAGAAAGAAATTTTTTAAGAAGTGATGTGCGCCGCTACGTTGCAGGCGCAGAATAGGGATCAAAGTTAAAAATATTATTCTTAACCCTTTATTTTTAAAGACCATAAATATATTTTTTGCGATGATACATGCGCAAAAATTCGCAAGCTTCAAAACACAGTACAGCAGAGACAAAATAAGAAAGGATATGCCAACGTGAGGGTTGGTACATTAAAAAATCTAATTGCGGTAAAGTGTTGGGGTGACTCACTAATAAAATCCAATGAAGACTCGATTGCAAATAGGTCAGCACAAAATCAAAAGCCAGAGCTATGGGTTGCAAGACTAGGGCAACAAGAGCTAAGCCCATGAGTAAGGGACTTAAAATAGGGGCTAAAAACATATTATTCAGAATAAATTGTGTCTGTTGAGCTTGCATCTGTAACAAGAGTGGAGACATGACGCCAAAAATAACAACATGAGTCCACCAAGATAGACCTGAAATGTAGGCTAGGCTGTAACTGGCTAAAACGCTCAGCTGAAAGGACAGAGAAAAAAGATCTGAAGGGAAAATAAAAAGATAGATGAGATTAGCCGCACTGACTCTCCTGAAGTGGGTCCACCCTAAAGAGTATTTTTGAGAACATGGAAGGAGTAGAATCTGTAGGGTGGCCCTCACAATAGGAGCTTCAAAGCCTGACATCAAAAGCATAAAAAGTAGAACAAGGGACTGTGTTCCTGTTTTGAATTTTAAAGGCGAACATCTTTTGACATATTTAAGTGCCAAGTAGACGTTAGAACCCGAGGCGACAAGAATATGAACCACCCCCATTTGGGTGAGTTGGGATTGGAGATTTGGGGCGTGAGATTCCTTAAAAGCGGCTCCACAGAAAAGGGCTTGAGCCACCTGATTGATCTGGGCAGGAGATTTAAAATAGTTGATGCAAATTTTTTGTGCAGGGCTTGTCCAGTCTCTGATTTTTTGACCTAGATTTAGAAAAATCAAAGCTAAAAAAATAAGCATTGCTAGGCAGAAAGGTGTTGATGATTTTTTAGGCATTTAAGCCTTGATATTCAAAATAAGTACTTAATATTAAAGGAGTTAGAGCTGAGCCTTGTGTAAATTGGCCGAAGGCCGATCACAGATTCTTAAATGGGCATAAAAATTTAGCTTAAAAATACAATAAACTTTAATATTTTCATATATTTACTTGATGGTTAAAAATCATGCAAATCGCTGAACTTCGCTACCAAGGTCCAGCACAAGGAGTTTGCATGGGGTATTTCCCCAAAAAATGTGGATAACTTTGTGAATGTAAAACTAGACCCTTATTTTGATTTTGCAACTGTGAGCATTTAAACTATTTTAAGAGGCTGCAACATGAAGTTACATACAGGCATTTTGGTGAGTTTAATCTTAGTAGGATCAACAGCTTATGCACAGAAGCGTCATAAACAATTTGGTCTAAAAGAAAAAGAAATTTCCAGAGCTTATAACAACTACTGGTCAACGCCTGTAGAGAATTGGTCCAACATCATCCGCCAACAGAACATAAGTACCTATTCAATTGTAAAAGGGGATACGCTTTCAGAGCTGAGCACGGTGCTTTTTGGTAATGAAAG
This window contains:
- the ruvB gene encoding Holliday junction branch migration DNA helicase RuvB — protein: MQDEVKWTSGHFKTSTDQGVDKALRPQKFEDFPGQYTVKEKLKIFVQAAKQREEAIDHILLSGPPGLGKTTLAQIIANEMGVAFKSTSAPALSRKGDLAAILTSLAPNSVLFIDEIHRLNKDVEEYLYSAMEDYFIDLVTGEGLGAQSMRFQLVPFTLIGATTRAGLLKAPFRDRFGIHERLQFYDLMSLQQIIKRSSDLLNIPINEAGSLEVARRSRGTPRVANRFLRRIRDYAEVQKQDVIDEILADFALKHLEVDEMGLEKMDRRYLEIIAHKFAGGPVGVDTLAAALSEERDTLEEVYEPYLIKEGFIKKSSRGRELTDLGRKYIEDRSEDEKDL
- the ald gene encoding alanine dehydrogenase, coding for MIIGVPKEIKISENRVGLTEAGVKQLVLEGHTVLVEKDAGLGSFIKNEEYEKAGAEIVETKAEVYKRAEMIIKVKEPLPDEYDLMQENQILYTYLHLAAEPQLTKVLCQRKVKAVAYETIEAADGSLPLLTPMSAVAGRMATQIGAFYLQKDKGGKGILLGGVSGVQRGKVTILGAGVVGTNAAKMAVGLGADVTVLDVNHKRLEYLDDVFQGRLRTLYSNVQNIEEAVVQSDLVIGGVLIPGRKAPKLVNKDMIMAMSEGSVVVDVAVDQGGCIETCKPTSHTEPTFQVGGVIHYCVPNMPGVVARTSTYALTNATFRYGSKIAEMGVEKAVASDPLLLKGLNVYNGHVTYEPVARDLELEYRPYKELI
- the ruvA gene encoding Holliday junction branch migration protein RuvA, whose amino-acid sequence is MLSGLVFDRDEDSLHIETHDIGYQVFVPLSLLAQYTVGQKIKLRIFTHVREDLIQLFGFESKVQENMFRSLLKVNGIGPKVALGILSSADSDQFKSMIESKDVKALSRLPKVGKKTAEQILLKLGELDWEQRRQKEEPAILENPVAKKLKLALVNLGFSASDVHDVVMGLDLKQPFEDNFKNSLAQLSQM
- the lpxC gene encoding UDP-3-O-acyl-N-acetylglucosamine deacetylase, with the protein product MSFQRTLRKAVEIKGIGLHSGKEATALFTPAPANSGIHLIRKDLEGDPTFKLTPAQVMATDMATTLGLTQKTSVSTVEHALAAVAALGLDNLNIEVFGPEMPIMDGSAAPFFKQLQAAGLHEYVEPKFYFKIEKPVKVGNDEKHAYLLPYSGLKVTNTIDFAHPSIGKQFFEFELSPRAFEEDIMYARTFGFMKDVEALRSRGLAMGGSLENAVVLDEEKVLNPEGLRFPDEFVRHKILDTIGDMMTLGHPLLGHMVLYRCGHDLMNQLMKAVLQQEDSYRVCQLTENDYNSGQAMFGKEEA
- a CDS encoding ComEC/Rec2 family competence protein; amino-acid sequence: MPKKSSTPFCLAMLIFLALIFLNLGQKIRDWTSPAQKICINYFKSPAQINQVAQALFCGAAFKESHAPNLQSQLTQMGVVHILVASGSNVYLALKYVKRCSPLKFKTGTQSLVLLFMLLMSGFEAPIVRATLQILLLPCSQKYSLGWTHFRRVSAANLIYLFIFPSDLFSLSFQLSVLASYSLAYISGLSWWTHVVIFGVMSPLLLQMQAQQTQFILNNMFLAPILSPLLMGLALVALVLQPIALAFDFVLTYLQSSLHWILLVSHPNTLPQLDFLMYQPSRWHILSYFVSAVLCFEACEFLRMYHRKKYIYGL